The following coding sequences lie in one Methanopyrus sp. SNP6 genomic window:
- the thrC gene encoding threonine synthase has translation MHYTLECVECSSEFEDDSLVRCPECGGLLEVALHYDEIEVSRSTFEGRRLGVWAFRELLPVNTDDPVTMSEGGTGLHPCPRLGEEFGVRGLFVKNEGENPTGSFKDRGMTVGVTKAVELGVEVVACASTGNTSASLAAYAARAGLTCVVLLPAGKVALGKLAQALFHGARVVPVDGNFDDALDVVKKMADEGIVYILNSVNPFRLFGQRTIAYEICLQLGWEVPDAVVVPVGNAGNISAIWQGFLDLYRLEIIDELPRMYGVQAEGARPIVEAIRRGKENIEPDPEPETVATAIRIGNPVNAIKALRAIRCSGGWAVEVSDGEILWAQRELATREGIFVEPASAASIAGLRKFVEEGEIDADELVVCVTTGHGLKDPEAVMEVCELPEPVEPDPEIIQRLIAE, from the coding sequence ATGCACTATACCCTGGAGTGTGTCGAATGCAGTTCGGAGTTCGAGGACGATTCACTGGTACGGTGCCCCGAATGTGGAGGGCTCCTGGAGGTGGCACTGCACTACGACGAAATCGAAGTGAGTCGGTCGACGTTCGAGGGTCGTCGCCTCGGCGTATGGGCCTTCCGGGAGCTTCTACCCGTGAACACGGACGATCCCGTCACGATGTCCGAAGGTGGTACAGGCTTACACCCGTGTCCGAGACTGGGCGAGGAATTCGGTGTTAGGGGGTTGTTCGTGAAGAACGAGGGCGAGAACCCCACGGGCTCCTTTAAGGATCGTGGAATGACCGTGGGAGTCACCAAGGCCGTGGAGCTCGGTGTGGAGGTCGTTGCATGTGCCTCAACGGGCAACACATCGGCCTCGTTGGCTGCCTACGCTGCCCGCGCGGGCCTTACCTGTGTCGTTCTCCTCCCGGCAGGTAAGGTGGCCCTAGGTAAGCTCGCCCAGGCTCTCTTCCACGGTGCCCGCGTGGTCCCTGTGGACGGCAACTTCGACGACGCCTTGGACGTCGTGAAGAAAATGGCAGACGAGGGTATCGTGTACATACTCAACTCGGTGAATCCGTTCCGCCTCTTCGGTCAGCGTACCATCGCGTACGAAATATGCTTACAGTTGGGTTGGGAGGTTCCCGACGCGGTCGTCGTGCCGGTCGGCAATGCGGGCAATATCAGCGCGATCTGGCAGGGATTCCTCGATCTCTACAGGCTGGAAATCATTGACGAGCTCCCGAGGATGTACGGAGTACAAGCGGAAGGCGCTCGACCGATCGTCGAAGCGATTCGGCGGGGCAAGGAGAACATCGAACCGGATCCCGAGCCCGAGACTGTCGCCACCGCAATCCGCATCGGCAACCCTGTGAACGCCATCAAGGCTCTCCGAGCTATCCGATGTTCGGGCGGTTGGGCCGTGGAGGTTTCCGACGGGGAAATACTCTGGGCGCAGCGTGAGCTTGCGACGCGGGAGGGAATCTTCGTGGAGCCCGCGAGTGCTGCTTCGATAGCGGGACTCAGGAAGTTCGTGGAGGAAGGTGAGATCGACGCCGACGAGCTGGTGGTTTGCGTGACCACAGGACACGGTTTGAAGGATCCGGAGGCGGTCATGGAAGTGTGCGAGCTACCCGAACCCGTGGAACCGGATCCCGAGATCATCCAGCGTTTAATAGCCGAGTGA
- a CDS encoding radical SAM protein — protein sequence MTAITVLEKPGIRVKARVEQGSVRFEMEGKLASLLRPLKKLFKHLEEEKPAAVLEDRIVFSLYLPPFPSRAFTRVLRARLKSEVLGRRVPEAVTMAVTRKCPCNCVHCSADRRKPTELSTEDWQRAIQDALDLGTYNVTFTGGDPLFREDLPELIRAVDGNRAVATAFTSGYTLEDRVEELKEAGLYAIHVSIDSPDPEEHDELRGVPGLFERCISGIKAALDVGLLVGVSTYATQETVETGKVEDVVRLAADLGAHEVTIFDAVPTGRLLHEESVMLSDEHREDLINLHLKWNREKRSGPRVSTMSYVNSEHGAGCFAGYVQCHVTNDGEVTPCDFTPISFGNIREDGLKAAWKRITSHPEWGRWRPHCRMQDPEVRRRYIRKIPPDATLPVRIDELEGDGS from the coding sequence TTGACAGCCATTACGGTACTCGAGAAGCCTGGGATCCGGGTCAAAGCTAGGGTGGAACAAGGCAGTGTTAGATTCGAAATGGAAGGTAAGCTCGCTTCACTCCTAAGACCACTCAAGAAGTTGTTCAAACACCTAGAGGAGGAGAAGCCGGCGGCCGTCCTCGAGGACAGGATTGTGTTCTCACTGTATCTACCACCGTTCCCCAGTCGGGCGTTCACGCGTGTCCTCCGGGCGAGGCTGAAGTCTGAAGTCCTGGGCCGTCGCGTTCCAGAAGCCGTCACCATGGCCGTGACCCGTAAATGTCCATGTAACTGCGTGCATTGTAGTGCCGACAGACGGAAACCTACAGAACTCTCAACAGAGGACTGGCAACGAGCGATTCAGGATGCGCTCGACCTCGGCACCTACAACGTGACTTTCACCGGGGGAGATCCGCTCTTCAGAGAGGATTTACCCGAACTCATTCGAGCCGTGGACGGCAACCGAGCTGTCGCCACGGCGTTCACATCTGGGTACACTCTGGAAGACCGAGTGGAGGAGCTAAAAGAAGCCGGGTTGTACGCAATACACGTCAGTATCGACAGTCCGGATCCCGAGGAGCACGACGAACTTAGGGGTGTCCCCGGACTCTTCGAGCGGTGTATAAGTGGTATCAAAGCCGCTCTCGATGTGGGGCTACTAGTCGGAGTTTCGACTTATGCGACACAGGAAACCGTGGAGACTGGCAAGGTGGAGGACGTGGTCCGTCTCGCCGCCGACCTGGGAGCGCACGAGGTTACGATTTTCGATGCCGTACCGACCGGCCGGCTGCTTCACGAGGAGAGTGTGATGCTATCGGACGAGCACCGGGAAGATCTCATTAACCTCCATCTCAAGTGGAACCGCGAAAAGAGGAGTGGACCACGGGTCTCCACGATGTCTTACGTGAACAGCGAGCACGGAGCCGGGTGCTTCGCCGGGTACGTGCAGTGCCACGTGACTAACGACGGAGAAGTCACACCGTGTGACTTCACTCCGATTTCCTTCGGAAACATCCGCGAGGATGGACTAAAGGCGGCGTGGAAGCGAATTACTTCACACCCAGAGTGGGGGAGGTGGAGACCTCATTGCAGGATGCAGGATCCGGAGGTCAGGCGGAGGTACATCCGCAAGATTCCACCAGACGCTACGTTGCCGGTCCGCATTGACGAACTCGAAGGGGACGGGAGTTGA
- the lysS gene encoding lysine--tRNA ligase: MTKEHWSEIKAREVIEHCQEHADELQDEIVVASGASTSGRLHVGNARDVLTADAVARVLRERYHEDVRVVWVSDDVDPLRRIPRDLDGKLSEDYLGMPYKAIPVGDEPYSDRWARNFVEELREFGVEVDWISSAELYTDSSFAKLVREVVNDYYGGGRRLASVLERFGLEDARVYMPVCEECGRIATTRVVDVDGWRVEYVCEGQHEIGDAVLEGCGHRGELDLKEPIEVNGFEIPPGKLGWRIEWPTRWVYLGVACEPFGKDHYVAGGSYEVGSAIAEEFFGFPAPVPVPYEWITLDGKAMSSSKGHYVTLSDWGEVCHREVLRYLVLRGKPLKHLDLDLRFGLLQAVDDYDELEKRYFTGESDERERRIYELSRVDRIPDECPPHVPFRFCAVVAQVVGIEDDVSEEEFERALEIFRRTGHLESEPEDFGREWLRERLEKASRWVDKYAPEEARFRVRDEPEPVKLSDREREFLEDLARRLESETTKEDPETLQRAVFEAARTAGLRPADAFRVFYNVVIGKDRGPRAGTLIAAVGVDRISRLIRGCLEASED; the protein is encoded by the coding sequence TTGACTAAGGAACACTGGTCGGAGATTAAGGCGCGGGAAGTTATCGAGCACTGTCAGGAGCACGCTGACGAACTCCAAGACGAGATAGTCGTGGCCAGCGGGGCTTCGACATCCGGACGTCTTCATGTGGGAAATGCCCGAGACGTTCTCACCGCAGACGCCGTGGCCCGAGTCCTGCGAGAGCGTTACCATGAAGATGTTCGGGTCGTATGGGTTTCCGACGATGTGGATCCTCTACGTCGCATCCCACGTGACCTCGACGGTAAACTCTCGGAGGATTATCTCGGTATGCCATACAAGGCAATTCCAGTCGGCGACGAACCCTATTCCGACCGCTGGGCTCGTAACTTCGTGGAGGAGCTTCGTGAGTTCGGTGTGGAGGTTGATTGGATATCGTCGGCTGAACTGTACACAGACAGTAGCTTCGCAAAGCTGGTCCGAGAGGTCGTGAACGATTACTATGGCGGCGGTAGGAGGCTCGCGAGCGTTCTCGAACGTTTCGGACTGGAGGATGCGCGGGTCTACATGCCAGTCTGCGAGGAGTGCGGTCGCATCGCTACCACTAGGGTGGTCGACGTAGACGGTTGGCGCGTCGAATACGTCTGCGAAGGGCAACATGAGATAGGGGACGCCGTTCTGGAGGGATGTGGACACCGTGGAGAGCTCGACCTTAAGGAGCCGATCGAGGTCAACGGGTTTGAGATCCCACCGGGCAAGCTCGGATGGAGGATCGAGTGGCCGACCCGCTGGGTTTACCTGGGTGTCGCCTGTGAACCCTTTGGCAAGGATCACTACGTGGCCGGAGGCTCGTACGAGGTGGGATCGGCGATCGCCGAGGAGTTCTTCGGGTTTCCAGCCCCGGTACCGGTCCCCTACGAGTGGATCACGCTCGACGGCAAGGCGATGTCCTCCTCCAAGGGGCATTACGTGACCCTGTCCGATTGGGGTGAAGTATGCCATCGCGAGGTACTCCGCTACCTCGTCCTGCGCGGCAAACCGCTGAAACATCTCGACCTGGACTTACGGTTCGGTCTTTTGCAGGCGGTGGACGACTACGATGAGTTAGAGAAGCGGTATTTCACCGGTGAATCCGACGAGAGGGAGCGGCGTATATATGAGCTCTCCCGAGTCGATAGGATCCCGGATGAGTGTCCACCCCACGTACCGTTCCGGTTCTGCGCCGTCGTGGCTCAGGTGGTGGGTATCGAGGACGACGTCTCGGAGGAAGAGTTCGAACGGGCGCTGGAGATATTCCGGAGGACCGGACACCTCGAATCTGAGCCAGAGGACTTCGGTCGGGAGTGGCTCCGTGAGAGACTTGAGAAGGCCTCGCGATGGGTGGATAAGTACGCCCCGGAAGAGGCCAGGTTCAGGGTCCGGGATGAACCGGAACCCGTGAAGCTGTCAGACCGGGAGCGGGAGTTCCTCGAGGACCTGGCCCGCCGGTTAGAATCGGAAACAACTAAAGAAGATCCGGAAACATTACAGCGGGCTGTGTTCGAGGCCGCCCGTACCGCCGGATTACGCCCCGCGGACGCCTTCAGAGTGTTCTACAATGTCGTGATCGGGAAGGACCGAGGTCCACGCGCTGGCACCCTCATCGCGGCCGTGGGGGTGGATCGGATTTCGAGGCTGATCCGAGGCTGCCTCGAGGCTTCCGAAGACTAG
- a CDS encoding nucleotidyltransferase domain-containing protein — MRYTEEHWELLRALRDRARRVVETLSQLGLEGWVHGSVARGDVRPGSDVDVFVPTLVSPHVVDAFMDTAPFEVVGVTAVLPTPRDCVRIKVAMEEDIEVTFPITPPTDRELEFFDFSGKLTPDSLKLDERVPGVDKRLRMIEPEPWGHVEYSILGREGEAATKLGVSTQLVHERIRALTRRDKVGVQGVHAKVEGRPGEPVIELLRELGRRNPKAAEKLSELGV; from the coding sequence GTGAGGTATACGGAAGAGCATTGGGAGTTGCTACGCGCGCTCAGGGATCGAGCCAGAAGGGTCGTGGAAACTCTATCACAGCTGGGGTTGGAAGGTTGGGTACATGGAAGTGTTGCCCGCGGCGACGTGAGACCTGGTAGCGATGTGGACGTGTTCGTACCGACTCTTGTCTCACCTCACGTAGTCGACGCGTTCATGGACACGGCACCGTTCGAGGTGGTTGGAGTTACCGCGGTACTACCAACACCCCGGGACTGTGTCCGTATCAAGGTCGCGATGGAGGAAGACATTGAAGTGACATTCCCCATCACGCCGCCGACGGACCGTGAACTAGAGTTTTTCGACTTTTCGGGAAAGCTCACCCCCGACTCGCTGAAGCTGGACGAACGGGTTCCAGGCGTGGATAAGCGACTGAGGATGATCGAGCCCGAACCCTGGGGTCATGTGGAGTACTCGATCCTAGGCCGCGAGGGAGAGGCTGCTACGAAACTCGGGGTGAGCACGCAGCTGGTTCACGAGAGGATTCGCGCCTTGACGCGCAGGGATAAAGTAGGGGTACAGGGGGTGCACGCGAAGGTCGAAGGTCGACCGGGAGAGCCAGTCATCGAACTCCTTCGAGAGCTCGGAAGGCGTAACCCGAAGGCGGCCGAGAAGCTATCCGAACTCGGGGTGTAA
- a CDS encoding UDP-N-acetylglucosamine--N-acetylmuramyl-(pentapeptide) pyrophosphoryl-undecaprenol N-acetylglucosamine transferase, with the protein MYCTAFGLGFGHASRMVGLGRELRRIGLEPVFSSFGEGRKMLTREFPDAPVYGLPKMELFSEDGSFDLFLLLRRHPDLPLRFYAGVEADRRVIRRHGCKVVVSDCQFHALVAAQIMGIPAIVISNMLRIPGEGSLVRLINGTLRRMFELADIVLIPDTYDDTYDVPEIDTEVVWVGPVLKRRPDELPPRDAIRRKYGIPDDATVVLVTAGGSKYSRQIVRVAVEGLNLLSKSIDVFPVIVSEERVGGGLGLQLRYVDNLLELIKVSNVVVTHGGHTTLSECACLRTPVVSVPLPNHPEQHVNAERVLQRGLGVAVLPEELSSERIAKAIEQAIDWKVPKIRMMDGRGAERAARIVAGMLD; encoded by the coding sequence GTGTACTGTACGGCCTTCGGCCTCGGGTTCGGTCACGCTTCGAGGATGGTGGGGCTCGGTAGGGAGCTACGTCGGATCGGGCTTGAGCCCGTGTTCAGCTCCTTCGGTGAAGGACGCAAGATGCTCACCCGTGAGTTCCCAGACGCACCCGTGTACGGGCTTCCTAAGATGGAGTTGTTCTCAGAGGACGGTTCATTCGATCTGTTCCTACTTCTACGCCGTCATCCCGACTTGCCGCTGAGATTCTACGCTGGTGTAGAGGCCGATCGGCGCGTGATTCGGCGACACGGGTGCAAGGTCGTCGTTTCTGACTGTCAGTTCCACGCCCTCGTCGCCGCTCAGATTATGGGTATACCGGCAATAGTAATCTCGAATATGCTTAGAATACCAGGCGAAGGTTCTCTTGTGCGACTGATTAACGGAACACTTCGACGCATGTTCGAACTCGCCGACATCGTCCTCATACCCGACACTTACGACGACACCTACGACGTTCCGGAGATAGACACGGAGGTCGTGTGGGTGGGACCCGTCCTGAAACGTCGACCCGATGAGTTGCCGCCCAGAGACGCGATACGTCGGAAGTACGGGATTCCGGACGATGCGACGGTGGTCTTAGTCACGGCCGGAGGGTCCAAATACAGCCGTCAGATAGTTCGGGTCGCAGTGGAAGGCCTTAATCTACTCTCCAAGTCGATCGACGTGTTCCCGGTGATCGTCTCGGAAGAGCGTGTCGGTGGCGGGCTCGGGCTTCAGTTACGGTACGTGGATAACCTCCTAGAACTCATCAAAGTCTCGAACGTGGTCGTTACTCACGGGGGCCACACGACCCTCTCCGAGTGTGCCTGCTTACGGACGCCTGTAGTTTCGGTACCTCTGCCCAATCATCCCGAACAGCACGTGAACGCCGAGCGAGTTCTCCAACGGGGATTAGGGGTCGCTGTGCTTCCTGAAGAACTCTCATCGGAGCGGATTGCGAAGGCCATAGAGCAAGCCATCGACTGGAAGGTACCTAAAATCAGGATGATGGATGGAAGGGGGGCCGAGCGCGCTGCGCGCATTGTCGCAGGAATGCTCGATTAA
- a CDS encoding M50 family metallopeptidase — MEAETVAITLTIILASMILGRAAGMKFRYGILYRATQSVDFMDRWLEHTLLGPVLKVSVRASPILGFAGLTFAIYTLVKGASEGSGGFTVLLPGITLPLISGLASLAVILTVHELGHAVAARLSGIRIKRIGFFLVVVLPGAFVELEEEEFRCAPLRRRIEVLSAGPAFNVLTSFIAMGAVLGLSTIPGHVTSGVVVHGKMFKDVPLHAGEIIREVDGQPVKTIVDLRRALANHKPGNVVQVVTDSGTKSVEVHEHRGRPVLGVYVIPNFGGYFISEVMVTLVMFLNMLGTLSLGVGVANLLPVKPLDGGRIVHEVFREVMDPPLASRLSTTVSIVALILLVLNLRVPYQVLGT, encoded by the coding sequence TTGGAAGCTGAAACGGTCGCGATCACACTCACAATCATCCTAGCCTCAATGATCCTGGGACGGGCAGCGGGAATGAAGTTCCGCTACGGTATCCTCTACCGTGCGACTCAGAGCGTCGATTTCATGGATCGTTGGCTGGAACATACGCTCTTGGGCCCCGTTCTGAAAGTTTCGGTACGCGCATCCCCGATCCTGGGTTTCGCGGGCTTAACGTTCGCAATATATACGCTCGTAAAGGGAGCCTCGGAAGGTTCTGGCGGATTCACCGTACTCCTTCCGGGGATCACCTTACCACTCATCTCGGGCCTGGCATCGTTGGCGGTCATCCTGACAGTCCACGAGCTCGGTCACGCAGTCGCCGCGCGACTCTCAGGGATCCGGATCAAGAGAATAGGTTTCTTCCTGGTGGTCGTTCTCCCGGGTGCCTTCGTAGAACTCGAAGAGGAAGAGTTCCGATGCGCCCCACTGAGGCGGCGAATAGAGGTCCTCAGTGCCGGACCGGCGTTCAACGTGCTTACATCGTTCATCGCTATGGGGGCCGTACTCGGCTTAAGCACGATACCGGGACACGTGACGTCGGGTGTTGTGGTCCACGGTAAGATGTTCAAGGACGTACCACTGCATGCAGGAGAGATAATCAGAGAAGTCGACGGACAACCGGTTAAAACCATCGTCGACCTCCGACGGGCATTGGCAAACCATAAGCCCGGTAACGTGGTTCAGGTGGTCACGGATTCAGGAACCAAGTCGGTGGAGGTACACGAGCATCGAGGCCGGCCGGTGCTCGGCGTTTACGTCATACCGAACTTCGGAGGGTACTTCATCTCCGAGGTAATGGTGACGCTCGTGATGTTCCTGAACATGTTGGGGACGCTATCACTGGGCGTCGGTGTCGCTAACCTGCTCCCCGTCAAACCATTAGACGGTGGACGGATAGTTCACGAGGTGTTTCGTGAGGTGATGGATCCGCCTTTAGCTTCCCGTCTTTCGACCACAGTCTCCATAGTTGCACTGATCCTCCTCGTACTCAACTTGAGAGTACCTTATCAAGTACTGGGGACGTAA
- a CDS encoding DUF2070 family protein: MAHLMRLSFRLPSLRDCVLGWILLLGTSALYSPHLTIYVTLTALASFVTLLLDRLAKRDVPPNRWPFVGLVYAAPLVLSVPLGTVAVSVVKGVMSTFLTLALLGTVRSGVLRVVPVLAYLVIDSLVLATLTGVHLPPLLLASLTGGTVGASVVAVVDALTLASLGIRTTDALGEFLSFKSGRDHSLHSLFKGMETRTRVRVPVRVFAFVAKNNDVKGCFVIPWIHPGPLGDVGGGDLPGRIVRRLLREGIVPLVFHSTTTHDFNPVDRREAGKIVEETVKLVREAVDREGCSVGSAPVRGEETDSVGQILGGRLFLVLSKYPEPSDDIDAATGVALERDTGGWVADCHNSFGDPDRGRVYVFSEDFWRLMRDARRISERVKPIPGLRAGFDHVDPGLDPETGLGSGGVSVAAVEAGGARTLYVVFDSNSIVRELKEEVERTLRDLAEEVVVCTSDSHEVNPRGYNPLGQIMGRDDKRRLLKAVRRAAEGAIEDLEECEVVPVEGWVKVEVTGPGSFQRLVHSVETTRTVIRVLLPTAFLGVTLLSLLFGIRT, encoded by the coding sequence TTGGCCCATCTTATGCGTTTGTCCTTCCGACTACCCTCTCTCCGAGATTGCGTCCTAGGATGGATCCTCCTCCTAGGAACCTCCGCACTGTACTCGCCCCACTTGACGATCTACGTAACGTTGACCGCGCTCGCTTCATTCGTCACCCTACTATTGGACCGCCTCGCTAAGCGGGACGTGCCCCCGAATCGGTGGCCTTTCGTCGGTTTAGTCTACGCGGCACCGCTAGTCCTGAGCGTCCCACTAGGGACCGTTGCGGTATCCGTCGTAAAAGGCGTAATGTCGACGTTCTTGACCTTGGCTCTGCTCGGTACGGTTCGCTCCGGTGTACTTCGAGTGGTTCCCGTGCTCGCGTACCTCGTGATAGATTCGTTGGTCTTAGCCACCCTGACAGGAGTCCATCTCCCACCGCTCCTTCTGGCGTCGCTTACGGGGGGAACCGTAGGCGCCTCTGTAGTTGCAGTTGTCGACGCACTGACCTTGGCATCACTTGGCATCCGGACAACCGACGCTCTCGGGGAGTTCCTGTCCTTCAAATCGGGCCGAGATCATTCTCTGCACTCCCTTTTCAAGGGTATGGAGACTCGAACGCGGGTTCGGGTCCCAGTTCGGGTATTCGCGTTTGTGGCGAAGAACAACGACGTGAAAGGTTGTTTCGTGATTCCTTGGATTCACCCCGGCCCGTTAGGTGACGTTGGGGGAGGGGATCTCCCAGGCAGGATCGTGCGACGATTGCTGAGAGAAGGTATCGTACCACTCGTTTTCCACTCCACGACAACACACGACTTCAACCCGGTGGATCGGCGGGAAGCTGGCAAGATCGTGGAAGAGACGGTCAAGCTGGTGCGCGAGGCCGTGGATCGAGAGGGCTGCAGTGTAGGTTCCGCTCCGGTCCGCGGGGAAGAGACGGATTCTGTCGGACAAATATTGGGTGGTAGACTCTTCCTTGTACTGTCGAAGTATCCCGAGCCCAGTGACGACATAGATGCTGCCACTGGGGTAGCCCTCGAACGCGATACTGGTGGCTGGGTTGCGGATTGTCACAACAGCTTCGGAGATCCCGATCGTGGTAGGGTTTACGTGTTCTCCGAGGATTTCTGGCGGCTCATGCGGGACGCTCGCAGGATCTCTGAGAGAGTGAAACCGATCCCAGGACTCAGGGCGGGATTCGATCACGTCGATCCAGGTCTTGACCCTGAAACGGGCTTGGGCAGCGGTGGTGTCTCCGTGGCGGCAGTGGAGGCAGGTGGGGCGCGCACACTATACGTAGTGTTCGACTCGAACAGCATAGTACGCGAACTCAAGGAGGAGGTAGAGCGAACGCTGCGGGATCTCGCCGAAGAGGTCGTGGTCTGCACCTCCGACTCCCACGAGGTTAACCCTAGGGGTTATAATCCGCTCGGGCAGATCATGGGACGTGACGATAAGAGGAGGTTACTGAAGGCCGTTAGACGTGCGGCCGAGGGGGCGATCGAGGACCTCGAAGAGTGCGAGGTCGTTCCCGTGGAGGGATGGGTGAAAGTAGAAGTCACGGGTCCGGGGAGCTTCCAGCGACTAGTCCACTCCGTGGAGACTACCAGGACTGTGATCAGAGTACTCCTCCCGACGGCGTTCCTGGGGGTGACCCTTCTTTCGCTCCTCTTCGGTATCCGCACGTGA
- a CDS encoding gamma-glutamylcyclotransferase family protein yields the protein MEVYVYVGRGGRQMFLPERDPKEEEEAVFSYKVTESCGALVVTPTEEEPSKDLPPERVFAYGTLTDPEMVVGVLNRLPMIIYPAVLEGYELALEDVEGRYNTIREREGSKVKGALLAGLSDEDVRAIDRYEGYPVLYERERVEVKTPLGCYEAYVYIARE from the coding sequence GTGGAAGTGTACGTGTACGTGGGGAGAGGTGGTCGTCAAATGTTCCTGCCGGAGAGGGACCCGAAGGAGGAAGAAGAGGCCGTGTTCTCGTATAAGGTCACGGAATCCTGCGGAGCACTGGTAGTCACTCCGACCGAGGAGGAACCGTCAAAAGACCTTCCCCCGGAGCGGGTCTTCGCGTACGGAACCCTTACTGACCCCGAGATGGTCGTCGGTGTCCTCAACAGGTTGCCTATGATCATCTACCCAGCGGTACTGGAGGGGTACGAGCTAGCGCTTGAGGACGTTGAGGGCCGGTACAACACGATCCGCGAACGGGAAGGATCGAAGGTAAAGGGAGCACTGCTCGCAGGGCTGAGTGATGAGGATGTCCGAGCGATAGACAGGTACGAGGGGTACCCAGTACTCTACGAGCGCGAGCGGGTAGAGGTGAAAACACCTTTGGGTTGCTATGAGGCATACGTGTACATCGCGCGGGAGTGA
- a CDS encoding MarR family transcriptional regulator, which produces MVSTDDLTYREKLVLLALYEEFDGGPAGVKKLAPVVHMDKTKVSRALNALEEKGLVEFEHMEGRRLTEEGEEIAEKIAKDMELPEDEGPYQCSDCGRKYKHLRLKCAVCGGEIEVNKDHPDAAKAEWNLERARMGYL; this is translated from the coding sequence ATGGTTAGCACTGACGACCTCACGTACCGCGAGAAGCTGGTACTATTGGCGCTATACGAGGAATTCGACGGTGGTCCCGCTGGAGTGAAGAAACTGGCTCCGGTCGTACACATGGACAAGACAAAGGTCTCTAGAGCCCTGAACGCGCTCGAAGAGAAGGGACTCGTGGAGTTCGAGCACATGGAAGGACGTCGCCTTACCGAGGAGGGCGAGGAAATCGCCGAGAAGATCGCAAAAGATATGGAACTACCGGAGGATGAAGGTCCTTACCAGTGCTCCGACTGCGGCAGGAAATACAAGCATCTACGACTTAAGTGCGCAGTATGTGGCGGCGAAATCGAAGTGAACAAGGACCACCCAGATGCGGCTAAAGCCGAGTGGAACCTGGAGCGTGCGAGGATGGGCTACCTGTAG
- a CDS encoding diacylglycerol/polyprenol kinase family protein: MGRQLIHATFGLLFLVPLHMLGVYEFALLLLSDLIAGISVSLALRRGFHVPIAKELVDAFERPDEMHIPGQGTLHFVMGLFLATIICPYTKVLDVTIIVLSVGDSASTIAGKAIGRTPIPYSPRKTVEGSLVGFTTAALASLAWTGDVVISILAAGVGMLVESLPTLNDNVTIPVAVSVALGFWWGLL; encoded by the coding sequence TTGGGCCGCCAGCTTATCCACGCTACGTTCGGTCTTCTGTTCCTCGTCCCCCTTCACATGCTCGGAGTGTACGAGTTCGCCTTACTACTACTCTCAGATCTCATCGCTGGTATATCCGTATCCTTAGCGTTAAGGCGCGGCTTTCACGTTCCAATAGCGAAAGAACTCGTAGACGCCTTCGAACGGCCCGACGAGATGCACATACCCGGTCAAGGTACGCTCCACTTCGTGATGGGTCTCTTCCTGGCGACAATCATCTGTCCCTATACAAAGGTCCTCGACGTTACGATCATCGTCCTATCCGTCGGGGACAGTGCCTCCACGATCGCGGGCAAGGCCATCGGGCGTACCCCTATACCTTACAGTCCCAGGAAGACCGTGGAGGGCAGCCTCGTGGGTTTCACCACCGCCGCCTTAGCCTCACTGGCTTGGACCGGGGATGTGGTGATCTCTATCCTAGCGGCAGGGGTCGGAATGCTCGTCGAAAGCTTGCCCACGCTGAATGACAACGTGACGATACCGGTGGCCGTCTCTGTGGCGCTAGGTTTCTGGTGGGGACTACTGTAG